A single Ignavibacteriales bacterium DNA region contains:
- a CDS encoding T9SS type A sorting domain-containing protein, whose product MRLRLLIAAFTLLGTLLNAQLYQGPANGSIPSGLVVNTNNFTDAGPEGNFPVKPMKNLFVNSHLPDNARMPAASGPEGSNYTEDQGYNPRLGLHLTGDFSLVRDFNGIPDQGFYIPPDPYLAVGPQHIVGVVNSRFRIFDKQGNILKTIEASSWYNSVLPGADPFDPKVVYDHHNKRWVMVWLNVGTSTAHFLISVSDDSIPTGVWHNWAMSSALNGSTASGNWGDYQGVGFNKDGLFITANQFSFAGSYNYQKLRIIPFTDLYAATPGQVTWKDIWDIRHPGGNEVGFGVRPVLSYSNSSDFYLVARSPFVTGTYFTVYKITNPTTNPVMTAVNVPVTAYSDPDNAGQLGGSTVLEAGGSNLRHEPILRDNKLHFAHSVRSGTGGLYSAVRYLSIDVTNNTVVSDYAQGQDTYWHFYPALAVDPQGNVAITYTRSGTTQYAGAFFTSKPASFAGLTGSRSLKAGNGYYVKTFGGTRNRWGDYNGASVDPATGNVWLLTEYVASTNTWGSWVGELAFSTTAALVAVNQPNGGEVWPISSNQNIIWSSSNVTNVKIEYSTNNGTSWSVVAASVPAATGQYAWNIPNTPSTQCKVRISDASNGAVVDESNGVFTIGAPQGWQSVTSGTSGDIWSISWVDENVVWLSAASGDVKKSTNGGETWSAAGFAAEGAYSVAVIDAQTAVVSTGPSSGNGAIYRTTNGGTNWTQVYTTSGAWFNFVDRLPSGVLWAQSDPIGGTFHIIKSTDNGATWTLTNNRPAAPATNVFGANDSYYSIGDTLWFGTGGASGATLANRVYKSVNGVDGPWTFSTATAQFTGSMAFKSGAGTGLVGFWQVTNQINRSTNGGTTWTAVNATVGSVHGFEFLRGTDFAWAATTTGLFKTTDGGLTWALDEIPAGAFNLNVVRFSPSGNIALSGGSAGLLLRKTGSPVIPVELTSFTASVVEDKVVLNWSTATEFNNRGFEVQKNINGTWSPVGFVSGNGTTTEISTYSFTDNYRGSNFSGAVSYRLKQTDYDGRYAYSPVTSLTIDFSVSEFALYQNHPNPFNPSTVITFGLPVASDISLKIYDQLGAEVATVAEGAFEAGKHEISFDGSRLSSGVYFYKLQSGSFVQVRKMMMLK is encoded by the coding sequence ATGCGCCTGCGGCTACTTATTGCAGCCTTTACGTTGCTTGGCACCCTGCTGAATGCACAGCTCTATCAGGGACCGGCTAACGGATCAATCCCCAGCGGTCTGGTGGTTAACACCAATAACTTTACCGACGCTGGTCCGGAAGGAAACTTCCCGGTAAAACCAATGAAAAATCTTTTTGTCAACTCCCATCTTCCTGATAACGCCAGAATGCCGGCTGCATCCGGACCGGAAGGATCAAACTATACCGAAGATCAGGGCTATAACCCGCGGCTGGGTCTCCATCTGACGGGGGACTTTTCGCTCGTCCGCGATTTTAATGGCATACCTGATCAGGGTTTCTACATTCCGCCTGATCCGTATCTGGCCGTTGGTCCGCAGCATATTGTTGGCGTGGTAAACAGCCGCTTCCGTATTTTTGACAAGCAGGGTAATATCCTTAAAACCATCGAAGCATCAAGCTGGTATAACAGCGTTCTCCCCGGCGCTGACCCGTTTGACCCGAAAGTGGTTTATGATCACCACAATAAAAGATGGGTGATGGTATGGCTTAACGTAGGAACTTCAACCGCTCATTTTCTTATCTCCGTATCGGATGACTCCATCCCGACCGGAGTATGGCATAACTGGGCAATGTCCTCAGCGCTTAACGGCTCAACTGCATCAGGCAACTGGGGTGATTATCAGGGCGTCGGGTTCAATAAAGACGGACTCTTTATCACCGCGAATCAGTTTTCTTTTGCCGGTTCCTATAATTATCAGAAATTAAGAATCATTCCTTTTACTGATCTTTATGCAGCAACACCGGGTCAGGTAACCTGGAAGGATATATGGGATATACGCCATCCGGGCGGAAATGAAGTCGGCTTCGGCGTGCGTCCGGTGCTTTCCTATTCCAACTCATCGGACTTTTATCTGGTAGCTCGTTCTCCTTTTGTAACGGGAACGTATTTCACCGTATATAAGATCACCAACCCGACAACCAATCCGGTAATGACTGCCGTGAATGTTCCGGTTACGGCTTACAGTGATCCTGATAACGCGGGACAGCTCGGCGGTTCAACCGTACTTGAAGCCGGCGGAAGCAACCTGCGTCATGAACCTATACTCCGTGACAACAAACTCCACTTTGCGCATTCAGTAAGAAGCGGCACAGGGGGGCTTTATTCAGCAGTTCGCTATCTTTCCATTGATGTAACCAATAACACTGTGGTAAGCGATTATGCACAGGGGCAGGATACCTACTGGCATTTTTATCCCGCTCTTGCAGTTGACCCGCAGGGGAATGTGGCTATCACATATACACGCTCAGGCACAACGCAGTATGCAGGTGCATTCTTTACCTCTAAGCCGGCATCATTCGCCGGACTTACCGGAAGCAGATCACTTAAAGCAGGAAACGGATACTATGTAAAAACCTTCGGCGGAACAAGAAACCGCTGGGGTGATTATAACGGTGCATCGGTTGATCCGGCAACAGGAAATGTCTGGCTCTTAACCGAATATGTTGCCTCAACCAATACCTGGGGCTCATGGGTTGGCGAGCTTGCATTCTCAACCACTGCAGCGCTGGTTGCAGTTAATCAGCCGAACGGCGGAGAAGTATGGCCTATCTCTTCAAACCAGAATATCATCTGGTCAAGCTCAAATGTTACCAACGTAAAAATTGAATACTCAACCAATAACGGAACATCATGGAGCGTGGTAGCAGCATCAGTACCGGCAGCCACCGGACAGTATGCATGGAATATTCCCAACACACCATCAACACAGTGTAAAGTAAGAATCTCCGATGCATCAAACGGTGCGGTAGTTGATGAAAGCAACGGAGTATTTACCATCGGCGCGCCGCAGGGATGGCAGTCAGTCACTTCCGGCACCAGCGGAGATATATGGTCAATCTCCTGGGTTGATGAAAACGTTGTGTGGCTTTCAGCAGCATCAGGTGACGTGAAGAAATCAACCAACGGAGGAGAAACCTGGTCGGCTGCGGGCTTCGCGGCTGAAGGCGCTTACTCAGTAGCAGTTATCGACGCGCAGACCGCTGTGGTATCAACCGGTCCGTCAAGTGGAAACGGCGCTATATACAGAACCACCAACGGCGGAACCAACTGGACTCAGGTATATACTACCTCCGGAGCATGGTTCAACTTTGTTGACAGACTGCCAAGCGGCGTGCTCTGGGCGCAGAGTGACCCGATCGGAGGCACCTTCCATATTATTAAATCAACCGATAACGGCGCTACCTGGACGCTTACCAATAACAGACCGGCAGCACCGGCTACCAACGTCTTCGGCGCGAATGATTCCTATTACAGCATCGGAGATACACTCTGGTTCGGTACCGGAGGTGCAAGCGGAGCTACTCTTGCAAACCGTGTATATAAATCAGTAAATGGTGTTGACGGCCCGTGGACCTTCTCAACCGCTACGGCGCAGTTCACCGGTTCGATGGCATTTAAATCAGGAGCCGGAACCGGATTAGTAGGATTCTGGCAGGTTACCAATCAGATTAACCGCAGCACCAACGGCGGAACAACCTGGACTGCAGTTAACGCAACAGTTGGCAGCGTTCACGGATTTGAATTTCTGCGCGGTACTGATTTTGCCTGGGCTGCAACTACAACCGGCCTCTTCAAAACAACCGACGGCGGCTTAACCTGGGCGCTTGATGAAATTCCGGCAGGCGCGTTTAACCTGAATGTGGTGCGTTTTTCACCGAGCGGAAACATTGCTCTCTCAGGCGGAAGCGCCGGACTGCTTCTGCGCAAAACGGGAAGCCCTGTTATTCCGGTTGAACTTACTTCCTTCACCGCCTCAGTGGTTGAAGATAAAGTGGTTCTTAACTGGTCAACCGCAACTGAATTTAACAACCGCGGATTTGAAGTGCAGAAAAACATTAACGGTACATGGTCACCTGTCGGATTTGTTTCAGGCAACGGTACCACTACCGAAATAAGCACCTACTCATTTACTGATAACTACAGAGGATCAAATTTCAGCGGAGCAGTTTCTTACCGCCTGAAGCAGACTGATTATGACGGCAGATATGCATATTCGCCGGTAACATCGCTTACCATTGATTTCTCAGTAAGTGAATTTGCACTCTATCAGAATCATCCGAATCCGTTTAACCCATCAACGGTTATTACATTCGGTCTTCCTGTTGCATCTGATATATCGCTCAAGATATATGATCAGCTCGGCGCGGAAGTCGCTACCGTGGCTGAAGGCGCATTTGAAGCCGGTAAACATGAAATATCATTTGACGGAAGCAGACTTTCCAGCGGTGTGTATTTCTACAAACTGCAGAGCGGAAGTTTTGTTCAGGTCAGAAAGATGATGATGCTTAAATAA